From Selenomonas ruminantium AC2024, a single genomic window includes:
- the grpE gene encoding nucleotide exchange factor GrpE — MKDELKKKDEQKLEEMQQEINAVDADEADEAEEAASESAESENEETQEPQDEAAAQIEKLTAELKEKEDRVLRLQADFENFRRRTSKEKEELSAVVTQGMLKDMLPLLDNFERAMAAEAKDGEAFQKGVEMIFTQFTEILKKNGLEHIEVEGQKFDPNFHQAVMRVQNADMEDDDIAQELQKGYMVKGRVIRPSMVQVVAN; from the coding sequence ATGAAAGATGAATTAAAGAAGAAGGATGAGCAAAAGCTGGAGGAAATGCAGCAGGAAATCAATGCTGTCGATGCTGATGAGGCCGATGAGGCAGAAGAAGCAGCCAGCGAAAGCGCAGAAAGTGAAAATGAAGAAACTCAGGAACCTCAGGACGAAGCTGCTGCCCAGATTGAAAAATTGACGGCAGAGCTCAAGGAGAAGGAAGACCGTGTCCTGCGCCTGCAGGCGGATTTTGAAAATTTCCGCCGCCGCACGAGCAAGGAAAAGGAAGAACTCTCCGCTGTGGTTACCCAGGGAATGCTCAAAGATATGCTGCCGCTTTTGGACAACTTCGAGCGCGCTATGGCCGCTGAAGCCAAAGACGGTGAGGCTTTCCAGAAGGGCGTGGAAATGATTTTCACGCAGTTCACGGAAATCCTCAAGAAGAACGGCCTCGAACATATCGAAGTGGAAGGTCAGAAATTTGACCCGAACTTCCATCAGGCCGTTATGCGCGTGCAGAATGCAGATATGGAAGATGATGACATCGCCCAGGAACTGCAGAAGGGCTACATGGTCAAAGGCCGTGTAATCCGTCCGAGCATGGTGCAGGTAGTTGCTAATTAA
- a CDS encoding potassium channel family protein yields MASKRQFAVLGLGRFGISAAQTLEEMGYEVLGVDMDENLVSSLAESLSQVVSFDMRDARAMDQVGIDHFDTVIIASKNLEASLMATMLCKERNVPEILVKAIDDRHADMARRLGATKVVFSERDMARRTVMHLVSDNAVDYIDLAGSLKIINVKTPKGLLGKTLLEADLRGRYNVNVVAIRHGHETMVTPPPTYRFAEGDNIFIIGKESSLAELEKDF; encoded by the coding sequence ATGGCAAGCAAACGGCAATTTGCGGTTTTGGGACTCGGGCGCTTTGGCATCAGCGCAGCCCAGACGCTGGAAGAAATGGGATATGAAGTACTGGGCGTGGATATGGATGAAAATCTGGTATCCTCGCTGGCAGAATCCTTGTCGCAGGTGGTGAGCTTTGATATGCGCGATGCGCGGGCGATGGACCAGGTGGGCATCGACCATTTCGACACGGTGATTATCGCCTCGAAGAATCTCGAAGCCAGCCTGATGGCGACCATGCTCTGCAAGGAGCGCAATGTGCCGGAAATTCTGGTCAAAGCCATCGATGACCGTCATGCGGACATGGCCCGCAGGCTCGGCGCGACGAAGGTAGTCTTTTCCGAACGGGATATGGCCCGCCGCACAGTGATGCATCTGGTGTCAGACAATGCGGTGGATTATATTGATTTGGCTGGCAGTCTCAAGATTATCAATGTGAAAACGCCCAAGGGCCTTTTGGGCAAGACATTACTGGAGGCCGATTTGCGGGGACGCTATAATGTCAACGTGGTGGCCATTCGTCATGGCCATGAAACCATGGTTACGCCACCGCCGACTTACCGCTTTGCGGAGGGGGATAACATCTTCATTATCGGCAAGGAATCGTCCCTGGCAGAATTGGAAAAGGACTTTTGA
- a CDS encoding NAD(P)/FAD-dependent oxidoreductase — protein MADKKPRIVIVGAGFGGVKLAKLFAKDDVEITLVDRHNYHLFQPLLYQVSTAVLSTDEIAYPIRTFFRKNPNVEFFMAKAQGVDQSRNVLLTNHGEIEYDYLVLAAGATTNFFGMKEVEEHSFGMKSLQEALHIRNHVLHMFERANKSKDPEERKKMLSFVIVGGGPTGIEEAGAISELVGIQKKEFHNLDFSEVSIKLIEATPNVLPMMPQNLRDHTVEVLRGKGVEVLLDTQVVGYDGHTIKLKNGEEIPTSTLIWAAGVKAVPFIADCGGEVDRAGRVIVDEKLRVNGSKNVFAIGDCANFCHGTERPLPTVAPVATQEAKVAHENILRLIRGEENLQTFVYKDLGAMATIGRGQAVVAKTSMNPEMTGFIAWCAWMFVHLIRLAGTHTNITVAIKWTWNLLSGTRLGRIITNIKI, from the coding sequence ATGGCAGATAAGAAACCGCGTATCGTTATAGTAGGCGCAGGCTTTGGCGGCGTCAAACTGGCAAAACTGTTTGCGAAAGATGATGTGGAGATCACTTTGGTAGACCGTCATAATTACCACCTGTTTCAGCCGCTGCTGTATCAGGTATCCACGGCTGTGCTGTCTACAGACGAAATCGCTTATCCTATCCGCACTTTCTTCCGGAAGAACCCCAACGTGGAATTCTTCATGGCGAAAGCCCAGGGCGTTGACCAGTCCCGCAATGTACTCCTGACCAACCACGGGGAAATCGAGTATGATTATCTGGTGCTGGCTGCTGGGGCGACTACGAACTTCTTCGGCATGAAGGAAGTGGAGGAACACTCCTTCGGCATGAAGTCCCTGCAGGAAGCGCTGCATATCCGCAACCATGTGCTCCATATGTTCGAGCGCGCCAACAAGAGCAAGGACCCGGAAGAGCGCAAAAAGATGCTGAGCTTCGTCATCGTCGGCGGCGGCCCCACGGGTATCGAAGAAGCCGGCGCTATTTCGGAGCTGGTGGGCATTCAGAAAAAGGAATTCCACAATCTCGACTTCAGCGAAGTTTCCATTAAACTCATTGAAGCAACGCCGAATGTTCTGCCCATGATGCCGCAGAATCTTCGTGACCATACGGTGGAAGTTCTGCGTGGCAAAGGCGTGGAAGTCCTGCTCGATACGCAGGTGGTAGGTTATGATGGGCATACCATCAAGCTCAAGAACGGTGAGGAAATTCCCACGAGCACGCTGATTTGGGCGGCTGGGGTTAAGGCTGTTCCCTTTATCGCAGATTGCGGCGGTGAAGTGGATAGAGCAGGCCGCGTAATCGTGGATGAAAAACTGCGCGTCAACGGCAGCAAGAATGTTTTCGCCATTGGCGACTGCGCCAACTTCTGCCACGGCACGGAGCGTCCGTTGCCGACAGTGGCGCCGGTGGCCACGCAGGAAGCCAAGGTTGCACATGAAAACATCCTGCGTCTGATTCGCGGCGAGGAAAATCTGCAGACCTTCGTCTACAAGGACTTGGGGGCTATGGCAACGATTGGCCGTGGTCAGGCTGTCGTGGCCAAGACCAGCATGAATCCGGAAATGACTGGCTTTATCGCCTGGTGTGCCTGGATGTTTGTGCATCTCATTCGTCTGGCAGGGACGCATACCAACATCACCGTGGCTATCAAATGGACGTGGAATTTGTTGTCCGGAACAAGATTGGGACGCATTATTACCAATATCAAAATCTGA
- a CDS encoding TrkH family potassium uptake protein: protein MIKDEEEDFLHKVTNVKAQQKFRLKPTQTILLSFVLMISLGTMLLMLPISTTSDKGLPFMDALFVSTSASCVTGLTVVDVKNDLSFFGKCVMLMLIQVGGLGIMTLATMAAHAMGYRFRLKQSLVLQESLNQSGRAGLFGLIRRMIIYTLVVEGFFALLLTWHLYPELGFDAVGYGIFHAVSAFCNAGFDLFGNYDSLCKRPDDLFLMAGIGLPIILGGIGFTVMYDVLHAGGWRKYSLHTKIVLVSTLILIIGGTLLIWGIETGNSHTIGEMPLGQQIAHAAFMSVSCRTAGFNSFDLAQCTQITKLVMIILMFIGASPLSTGGGIKGTTFFVIMRSVWAVFRGESELTVFGRAISKELRDQAFAIFTIGTLWVVSMGILLSIIDGEVHDLEDVVFETVSAFGTVGMGIGITLSWNDWGKGLLSLTMLLGRVGIMTFLLSFIRQKQSTIKHPEEDIMIG from the coding sequence ATGATAAAAGATGAGGAAGAAGATTTCCTGCATAAGGTCACAAATGTAAAAGCCCAGCAGAAATTCCGCTTAAAGCCGACCCAGACCATTTTGCTGAGTTTCGTGCTGATGATCAGTTTAGGGACGATGCTGCTTATGCTGCCGATCAGCACCACGAGCGACAAGGGCCTGCCGTTCATGGATGCGCTTTTCGTATCCACATCGGCTTCCTGCGTTACCGGGCTTACGGTAGTGGACGTGAAGAACGATTTGAGCTTCTTTGGCAAATGCGTTATGCTCATGCTGATTCAGGTGGGCGGCCTTGGGATTATGACCTTGGCTACCATGGCGGCGCATGCCATGGGCTATCGCTTCCGCTTGAAGCAGAGCCTTGTCCTGCAGGAATCCTTAAATCAAAGCGGGCGCGCAGGACTCTTTGGCCTGATTCGACGCATGATTATCTATACGCTGGTGGTGGAGGGATTTTTTGCGTTGCTGCTTACCTGGCATCTTTACCCTGAACTTGGCTTTGATGCGGTGGGCTATGGAATTTTCCACGCGGTGTCGGCTTTTTGCAATGCAGGGTTTGACCTGTTTGGCAATTATGACAGTCTTTGTAAACGGCCGGATGATTTATTCCTCATGGCAGGGATTGGCCTGCCCATTATTTTGGGCGGGATAGGTTTTACCGTGATGTATGATGTGCTGCACGCAGGTGGCTGGCGGAAGTATTCCCTGCATACGAAGATTGTTCTGGTCAGTACATTGATTTTGATTATAGGTGGTACGCTCCTGATTTGGGGCATTGAAACGGGGAATAGTCATACCATCGGGGAAATGCCACTCGGGCAGCAAATAGCGCACGCCGCGTTTATGTCGGTTTCCTGCCGGACGGCGGGCTTTAACTCCTTTGATTTGGCGCAATGCACACAGATTACCAAGTTGGTGATGATTATTCTGATGTTTATCGGTGCATCGCCGCTATCCACTGGCGGCGGCATCAAGGGAACGACTTTTTTCGTCATCATGCGGTCGGTGTGGGCGGTTTTTCGCGGGGAGAGTGAACTTACCGTCTTTGGCCGGGCCATCAGCAAGGAGTTGCGGGATCAGGCTTTTGCCATCTTTACCATTGGTACGCTTTGGGTGGTGTCCATGGGGATATTGCTTTCCATCATCGATGGTGAGGTACATGACCTCGAAGATGTGGTTTTTGAAACGGTGTCGGCTTTTGGCACGGTCGGCATGGGCATTGGCATAACTCTTAGCTGGAATGACTGGGGCAAGGGGCTGCTGTCTTTGACGATGCTGTTGGGCAGGGTGGGGATTATGACCTTCCTGCTGTCCTTTATCCGGCAGAAGCAATCCACCATCAAGCATCCGGAAGAAGATATTATGATTGGATAA
- a CDS encoding RidA family protein, with protein sequence MQVIHTDKAPAAVGPYSQAIKAGNTLYLSGQIAINPAEGKIVATTIEEQAEQCCRNIEAVLKEAGTDMSKVVKTTCFLAEIADFKAFNEVYAKHFISKPARSCVAVKDLPAGALCEIEAIVVME encoded by the coding sequence ATGCAAGTTATTCATACCGACAAGGCTCCGGCGGCTGTAGGCCCCTATAGCCAGGCCATCAAGGCAGGCAATACGCTCTATCTGTCTGGGCAGATTGCCATCAACCCTGCTGAAGGCAAGATTGTGGCCACGACCATTGAAGAACAGGCAGAACAGTGCTGCCGCAATATCGAAGCGGTGCTCAAAGAAGCTGGCACAGATATGAGCAAAGTGGTAAAGACCACCTGCTTTTTGGCAGAGATTGCAGACTTCAAGGCTTTTAATGAAGTTTATGCCAAGCATTTCATCAGCAAGCCGGCCCGCAGCTGTGTGGCAGTGAAGGACTTGCCGGCTGGGGCACTTTGCGAAATCGAAGCGATTGTAGTAATGGAATAA
- a CDS encoding DUF4127 family protein, producing the protein MVMFMPAGFARHKEVKPDKILFIPHDNRPISDKQTAEVVQKLGYEVVVPPDNLLGNRENLGNPDALWTWIHANAKDAKAAVISSDSLVYGSLVGSRKHNYNKGEVLERASRFRQFRKENPKLPLYVFGSIMRTPRSGEASGHEEPKYYRSYGGDIFRYTVLSDKEEVEGLSRRETKEKAFLQELIPKKDLADWLGRRGKNYAVNEELIKLTRGNVFDYLVLGRDDNAPYCQTHMESRHLSESGKDLGKARFQTMAGIDEMAMLLMARAVNNLRRDVPFVYTRYNWGRGPNTVPAYSDEKINISIQDAIIAAGGMPVTSPARADLVLMVNTNPNGKTYEANARSNDGSEREGTKYFADLVSDYVGKGYPVGIADIAFANGADNALMEQLKKRKLLFKIRAYSGWNTPTNSSGFVIGEGMLVRNMKKDDVDALLLTRYLDDWGYQANVRNTIARQLTWLRGEGVYGSLDAKREAVSLRTQTMMKRFATENLPPFPSLEEIYVYFPWNRLFESDVQHQVYKEIHFFKK; encoded by the coding sequence ATGGTGATGTTTATGCCTGCCGGTTTTGCCCGGCATAAGGAAGTAAAGCCAGATAAGATTCTGTTTATCCCCCATGACAATCGGCCCATTTCGGACAAACAGACCGCGGAGGTCGTGCAAAAACTGGGGTATGAGGTGGTCGTACCGCCGGATAATCTGCTGGGAAACCGGGAGAATTTGGGCAATCCGGATGCTCTTTGGACATGGATACATGCCAATGCCAAGGATGCCAAGGCAGCGGTGATTTCTTCGGACTCGCTGGTATATGGCAGTCTGGTGGGGTCCCGCAAGCACAATTACAACAAGGGGGAAGTGCTCGAACGAGCTTCCCGCTTCCGTCAGTTCCGCAAGGAAAATCCCAAACTGCCGCTCTATGTCTTTGGTTCCATCATGCGCACGCCCCGCAGTGGTGAGGCTTCGGGCCATGAGGAACCCAAGTACTACCGCAGCTATGGCGGTGATATCTTCCGTTATACGGTGCTCAGCGACAAAGAAGAAGTGGAGGGCCTGAGCCGCCGCGAGACGAAGGAAAAGGCCTTTTTGCAGGAACTTATCCCCAAAAAGGATTTGGCAGACTGGCTGGGACGAAGAGGCAAGAATTATGCGGTCAATGAGGAACTCATCAAGCTCACCCGTGGCAATGTCTTTGACTATCTGGTGCTGGGCCGGGATGATAATGCGCCTTATTGCCAGACCCATATGGAGAGCCGTCATCTGTCGGAATCCGGCAAGGATTTGGGCAAGGCACGCTTCCAGACCATGGCAGGCATTGACGAAATGGCCATGCTGCTGATGGCCAGAGCTGTAAACAACCTGCGCCGGGACGTGCCCTTTGTCTATACCCGCTACAACTGGGGACGCGGGCCGAATACCGTGCCTGCCTATTCCGATGAAAAAATCAACATTTCCATTCAGGATGCCATTATCGCGGCTGGCGGCATGCCGGTTACCAGCCCTGCGCGGGCGGATTTGGTGCTGATGGTCAATACCAATCCCAATGGCAAGACTTATGAAGCCAATGCGCGCAGCAATGATGGCTCGGAGCGGGAAGGCACCAAGTACTTTGCGGATTTGGTCAGCGATTACGTGGGCAAAGGCTATCCCGTAGGCATTGCGGATATTGCCTTTGCCAATGGCGCCGACAACGCTTTGATGGAACAGCTGAAAAAACGCAAGCTGCTCTTTAAGATTCGTGCGTATTCCGGCTGGAATACGCCCACCAACAGCTCCGGCTTTGTCATTGGTGAGGGCATGCTGGTGCGCAACATGAAGAAGGATGATGTGGATGCCCTGCTGTTGACCCGCTATCTGGATGACTGGGGGTATCAGGCTAATGTGCGCAATACCATTGCCCGACAGCTCACCTGGCTGCGGGGCGAAGGTGTGTACGGCAGTCTGGATGCCAAACGCGAGGCTGTGTCCCTGCGCACGCAGACCATGATGAAACGCTTCGCGACGGAAAATCTGCCGCCGTTCCCCAGTCTGGAAGAAATCTATGTTTACTTCCCTTGGAACCGCTTGTTTGAATCCGATGTTCAGCATCAGGTTTACAAGGAAATTCACTTCTTCAAAAAATAA
- the hrcA gene encoding heat-inducible transcriptional repressor HrcA — MAGKLYELDERKQRVLKAVIDDYIESAEPVGSRALARKHDLGVSPATIRNEMADLEMLGYLQHLHTSSGRVPSSKGYRFYVDGLIPPKPVSDEEKALIDRWYKTRVQRIDQVFEETAKLISAVTKNVSLVLAPQMTQAQFRCLQFLPLDSRRVITVLMTDAGFIENKIMEMPEGAEFEDFQRMAAVINKNLAGHTLQTIEHHSLAEIRDEIRDEGLYESALSIIQRALDTGKQERLYLGGTTKMLEQPEYHDVEKVKHMLMTLEEEELMKDILRAHIGDGLEVTIGQENEDSHFKDSSIITATYHLDGELLGTIAVLGPTRMEYAKAMSLLEYMNSNLTQVIKRFHW, encoded by the coding sequence ATGGCCGGTAAGCTGTATGAGCTGGATGAGCGCAAGCAGCGGGTGTTAAAGGCCGTTATTGATGATTACATCGAATCGGCAGAGCCGGTAGGCTCCCGTGCACTGGCCCGCAAACATGATTTGGGGGTGAGTCCGGCCACCATCCGCAACGAGATGGCGGATTTGGAAATGCTGGGGTATCTTCAGCATCTGCACACCTCATCGGGGCGGGTGCCATCCTCCAAGGGCTATCGCTTTTATGTGGACGGTCTGATTCCGCCCAAGCCTGTAAGCGATGAAGAAAAAGCACTGATTGACCGCTGGTATAAGACCAGGGTGCAGCGAATTGACCAGGTCTTTGAGGAAACGGCCAAGCTGATATCGGCGGTGACCAAGAATGTTTCGTTGGTACTGGCGCCGCAGATGACACAGGCCCAGTTCCGCTGCCTGCAGTTCCTGCCGCTGGACAGTCGCAGGGTTATCACGGTGCTGATGACGGATGCAGGCTTTATCGAAAACAAGATTATGGAGATGCCGGAAGGAGCAGAGTTCGAGGACTTCCAGCGCATGGCGGCGGTTATCAACAAGAATCTGGCTGGCCATACACTGCAGACAATCGAGCATCACTCGCTGGCAGAAATCCGGGATGAAATCCGTGACGAAGGCCTTTATGAATCGGCCTTGTCCATCATCCAACGGGCACTTGACACCGGCAAACAGGAACGCCTCTACTTAGGCGGTACGACTAAGATGCTGGAACAGCCCGAATACCATGATGTGGAAAAGGTCAAGCATATGCTCATGACCCTTGAAGAAGAAGAACTCATGAAGGATATCCTCAGAGCCCATATCGGTGATGGCTTGGAAGTCACCATCGGTCAGGAGAACGAGGACAGCCACTTCAAGGACAGCAGCATCATCACAGCAACCTATCATTTGGATGGCGAGCTGTTAGGCACCATTGCAGTGCTGGGGCCGACCCGCATGGAGTACGCCAAGGCCATGAGCCTCTTGGAGTATATGAACAGTAATCTGACACAGGTTATTAAACGCTTTCACTGGTAG
- the dnaJ gene encoding molecular chaperone DnaJ: protein MSEKRDYYEVLGVSKGASEAEIKKAYKKMARKYHPDLNRDDPKTAEEKFKEVNEAYDVLKDPQKKAAYDQFGHDAFANGMGGGGAGGFGGFGGGGFGGFGGGEGFGDIFDMFFGGGGRRSSGRPGPERGSDLRYDLEISFEEAAFGKEAELSVPRTEQCDHCHGTGAAPGTSPETCPDCNGTGTRQTVANTPFGRMVNQTTCGRCHGTGKIVKNPCSNCNGTGRKKVTRKIKVNIPKGVDNGSRVRVSGGGEAGVRGGGNGDLYVYIFIRPHKIFQREGYDVIVEVPISFVQAALGDKVQVPTIDGTVEVKVPAGTQSGKILRLRERGIPHLRGNGRGDEHVVIKVLTPQNLNQRQKELLKEFGEISGDKVNPEQKSFLDNIKNLFKK from the coding sequence GTGAGCGAAAAACGCGATTATTATGAGGTGCTGGGCGTTAGTAAAGGTGCCTCGGAAGCCGAAATCAAAAAGGCTTATAAGAAAATGGCCCGCAAATATCATCCCGACCTGAACCGTGACGACCCGAAAACTGCTGAAGAAAAGTTCAAAGAGGTCAACGAGGCCTATGATGTCTTAAAGGACCCGCAGAAGAAAGCAGCTTATGACCAGTTCGGCCATGATGCCTTCGCAAATGGCATGGGCGGCGGTGGAGCCGGTGGTTTTGGCGGTTTCGGTGGCGGCGGCTTTGGTGGCTTTGGCGGCGGCGAAGGCTTCGGGGATATCTTCGATATGTTCTTCGGTGGCGGCGGCCGCCGTTCCAGCGGCCGTCCTGGCCCGGAACGCGGCAGCGACCTGCGCTACGATTTGGAGATTTCCTTTGAAGAAGCAGCCTTTGGCAAGGAAGCGGAACTTTCTGTTCCGCGCACGGAACAGTGCGACCACTGCCATGGTACGGGCGCAGCTCCGGGGACCAGCCCGGAAACCTGCCCGGATTGTAATGGTACGGGTACTCGCCAGACTGTGGCCAATACGCCCTTTGGCCGCATGGTCAATCAAACGACCTGCGGACGCTGCCATGGTACAGGCAAGATTGTCAAGAATCCCTGCTCGAACTGTAACGGCACGGGCCGCAAGAAGGTTACGCGGAAAATCAAGGTCAACATCCCGAAAGGCGTGGACAATGGTTCCCGCGTGCGCGTGAGCGGCGGCGGTGAAGCTGGCGTTCGTGGCGGCGGCAATGGTGACCTTTACGTTTACATCTTTATCCGTCCGCATAAGATTTTCCAGCGTGAGGGCTATGATGTAATCGTGGAAGTGCCCATTTCCTTTGTACAGGCTGCACTCGGCGACAAGGTTCAGGTGCCGACCATTGATGGTACGGTGGAAGTCAAGGTACCTGCCGGCACGCAGTCCGGCAAAATCCTGCGCTTGCGTGAGCGCGGTATTCCGCACTTGCGCGGCAATGGACGCGGTGACGAGCATGTGGTTATCAAGGTGCTCACGCCGCAGAACCTCAACCAGCGCCAGAAGGAACTTCTTAAAGAGTTCGGCGAAATCAGCGGGGATAAGGTGAATCCGGAGCAGAAGAGCTTCCTGGATAACATCAAAAATCTCTTCAAAAAGTAA
- the dnaK gene encoding molecular chaperone DnaK — protein MSKVIGIDLGTTNSVVSVMEGGEPTVITNPEGSRITPSVVGFTKDGQRLVGQLAKRQAVSNPDRTIASIKRHMGENDYKVSIDGKDYTPQEISAMVLQKLKADAEAYLGETVSQAVITVPAYFNDSQRQATKDAGKIAGLEVLRIINEPTAAALAYGLDKDEDETVLVFDLGGGTFDVSILELSSGTFEVLATNGDTFLGGDDFDQKVMDWMVEEFKKENNIDLSQDKMAAQRLKEAAEKAKIELSSMTQTNINLPFITADATGPKHLDLTLSRAKFDELTRDLVERTMEPTRKAMADADLSGSDISKVILVGGSSRIPAVQEAIRQFLAKEPSKGVNPDECVSVGAAIQGGVLVGEVKDVLLLDVTPLSLGIETLGGVCTKIIERNTTIPTHKSQVFSTAADNQPSVDIHVLQGEREMAAGNKTLGRFELSDIPPAPRGVPKIEVSFDIDANGIVHVSAKDLGTGKEQKITIQSDGGMTKEDIDRMVKEAEAHAAEDKKQKEAVEVKNQGESLAYQAEKTLKDLGDKADKTQAASVQAGIDKLKEALKGGDTDAIKKATEELQKPLYEMSAAAYQQAQAAGAQGAPGADTGANAGAQQQAKADDDVVDAEYTEVKDDKK, from the coding sequence ATGTCAAAAGTTATTGGTATTGACTTAGGTACGACGAACTCCGTTGTATCCGTTATGGAAGGCGGCGAACCGACCGTTATCACGAACCCGGAAGGCAGCCGTATCACCCCGTCTGTTGTTGGTTTCACGAAGGACGGCCAGCGTCTCGTTGGCCAGCTTGCTAAGCGTCAGGCTGTGTCCAACCCGGACCGCACGATTGCTTCCATCAAACGCCACATGGGCGAAAATGACTACAAGGTCAGCATTGATGGCAAGGATTACACCCCGCAGGAAATCTCCGCTATGGTTCTGCAGAAGCTCAAAGCTGACGCGGAAGCATACCTCGGTGAAACGGTCAGCCAGGCTGTAATCACGGTTCCGGCTTACTTCAACGACAGCCAGCGTCAGGCTACCAAAGATGCTGGTAAGATTGCCGGCCTCGAAGTTCTGCGTATCATCAACGAACCGACGGCTGCTGCTCTGGCTTACGGCCTTGACAAGGACGAAGACGAAACGGTTCTCGTATTCGACCTCGGCGGTGGTACGTTCGATGTATCCATCCTCGAACTCTCCAGCGGTACGTTTGAAGTTCTCGCTACGAACGGCGATACGTTCCTCGGCGGTGATGACTTCGACCAGAAGGTTATGGACTGGATGGTTGAAGAGTTCAAGAAGGAAAACAACATCGACCTGTCTCAGGACAAGATGGCTGCTCAGCGCCTCAAGGAAGCTGCCGAAAAAGCTAAGATTGAGCTGTCCAGCATGACCCAGACGAACATCAACCTGCCGTTCATCACGGCTGATGCTACGGGCCCGAAACATCTCGACCTCACGCTGTCCCGTGCGAAGTTCGATGAACTGACCCGTGACCTCGTAGAACGCACGATGGAACCGACCCGCAAGGCTATGGCTGACGCTGACCTCTCCGGCAGCGACATCAGCAAGGTTATCCTCGTTGGTGGTTCTTCCCGTATCCCGGCTGTTCAGGAAGCTATTCGTCAGTTCCTGGCCAAAGAACCCTCCAAGGGCGTTAACCCGGATGAATGCGTATCCGTTGGTGCTGCTATTCAGGGCGGTGTACTGGTCGGCGAAGTTAAGGACGTTCTGCTCCTCGACGTTACGCCGCTGTCCCTGGGTATCGAAACCCTCGGCGGTGTTTGCACGAAGATTATCGAGCGCAACACGACGATTCCGACGCACAAGAGCCAGGTATTCTCCACGGCTGCTGATAACCAGCCGTCCGTTGATATCCATGTTCTGCAGGGCGAACGCGAAATGGCTGCCGGCAACAAGACGCTCGGCCGTTTCGAACTCTCCGATATTCCTCCTGCACCGCGTGGTGTTCCTAAGATTGAAGTTTCCTTCGATATCGATGCCAACGGTATTGTGCATGTATCCGCAAAAGACCTCGGCACGGGCAAGGAACAGAAGATTACGATTCAGTCCGATGGCGGCATGACGAAGGAAGACATTGACCGTATGGTTAAGGAAGCCGAAGCTCATGCAGCTGAAGATAAGAAGCAGAAAGAAGCCGTTGAGGTTAAGAACCAGGGCGAAAGCCTTGCATATCAGGCCGAAAAGACTCTGAAAGACCTCGGCGACAAGGCAGATAAAACGCAGGCTGCAAGTGTTCAGGCTGGCATTGATAAGCTCAAAGAAGCCCTCAAGGGTGGCGACACGGATGCCATCAAGAAGGCTACGGAAGAACTGCAGAAGCCGCTCTATGAAATGAGCGCCGCAGCATACCAGCAGGCTCAGGCCGCTGGCGCACAGGGTGCACCGGGCGCAGATACAGGTGCTAATGCTGGTGCTCAGCAGCAGGCTAAGGCTGATGATGATGTAGTTGATGCCGAATATACGGAAGTCAAAGACGATAAGAAATAA